The window CACTGGCTATAGCGCCTTACCTCTTCTGTGACTTGTCCTGAGATGAGAAGTATCAAAAGTGCCGGGGTTTGGGTTTATGTCATGCTAGACTCATGTTTCTCGTTCTTACGCCGGGTCCGCGACCTTACAAGGATACACAAGCCGGTGAAGGTTTCGGAGAAGCAGCAAGCTGTTCGGATTCAAGTTAGCTTTGAGCAGGCCTCGGGCAAGGAAATGCTTTTGCTGTGCGAGGAGATAGTCGGCTCAGGGGCTTTTGGGCGGAGCCAAAGTGGTCCACATATGTACCATTTCCATCATCACAAGATCCCCTTTTTCTGTGTGCATAGAGATAAAGCGTGCTCTTATATTTAGATAAGAGAGAGATTTTTCACAGCACTTCCCCTTATCGGCTTGATCTTCTTCTGCCCCTCGGTAGAGTGAGTCTACTTAGCGAACTGGCAGGACGCGGAGATCGATTGATCAATATGCATATCGAGCATCTATAGTTATTCTCTCTTCCCAAAAGATATCTCAAGTCGCTTCCAACATTTTGATGAGTAAGGGAGGGTATTTTCAACAAGATAACTATGGACGACCATCTTCCAATTTCCAATCTATATCTTTCATTGGGTAAGTAAGGGGAATAAGCAAGAACGGTGGAAAGCTTAAGAAAGTGCTAGTTCCTTTGCTGCGAATGGGTGGAATTGGTATCCCCAAAAGGTTGTTCTCTTAAAAACTCTGGCAAGGGGTGTGGAAGAGTTCAAGTCTATCCCTTTGGTTAAGCTACTGTTGTTATACATCTCTACTATTATGGGCCACCACTTACTTAAAGGAAGTCAAGTACACATCTCCTTCAACTTGAAGGGCGAGGACCTGCAATGACGTAACGTTTGAAAGAAAAGTAACCAGCATAGGAGAGTGATCAGAAAGCATATGACTCGCGGGAGGGTTGGCTAATCAAATTAGAATGAAGATTCCGCTCTATATGATAAACATTGTTTGACTTTGATATGAAGTGTTGATTGTGTTTTCTATTCATTCAGACCCCGATAGTGCTTCTCGTTGTGACTGAAGGAAGGTTCATTCTGTGCAAGATATATGCTAGTTTACAAGCATGATACCCTCCTTTCGGGCCGGTAGACAGAGGCCTCAGTTCCAATGAAATGGGGAGCAAAAAGAGGTCGTGTCATACCATACAGATGAAATGAATGAAAGATATTCCTGCTATTTTTGTGCCTATTAGTACTTCGCTCTGACCACATCAAGAGGagttgtttgtttttcttttgtaAAGCGATCCCAAGGAAATATATAGGAGAACATAGCTTGTTTTGTAGTAAGTAAATTCAAAGGCTCAAATCGTCTATATCAATGCAAATATAGCTGGATGGAGTGACTCATGCTTTCGAACCATAAACTAATGCCGCCTCACAGGAGCGCGTGTTACTATTCCATTCTCTGGAGCACAATCCAACGGAAAAATAGTATGTTTCCAACCTACACCTTTAGTTGTTCCAGCTCATGAGGAAGGCGACTATGGAATTCAGATTTCCTTTCTCTCGAAGCAAGCCAGTCCTTAATTAATGATAGGGAAGGAAGGAATTGCTCTTAGGCTTGTGAGTCTTTTTATCATATGGATGGGTCGTACAACCCTTACATGGTCTCTTGGCATGATATTGGGTACTTTTCGTCTATGGCGAGATGGAAGTTATCTACAAAGAATGCAACTTAGGACCGTCAAAGTGGAAATCGTATCAACCCACCGAAGCCGCTCTTTGGAATGGAATGCATAGTATTGtgcattggaatggaaaagtcgaaTAATCAAGACATGGATCTAGTATCAACATGACCCAACTTCCATTCTCAAGACCCAACTTATTCAATCACTTCCATTATCTTTCTATTGCTACAAATCAACAACAAAAAACATCCCTCGGAATTCCTGTTCGATAGGAAAAAATAGCTCTTCAACCAGAAATAGCAAgcaacatgtttttcttctctcttCCGGGCACACACCCTATCGGGTGACGCCACTGACAAACACCCTAAAGGGGAACGCAACACTTCCTATAACAGAAAAAGCAATATCTGAAATCTTTAAGCAACTAAAAAAGACGTATACTAAAAGATATGTGTTGAAAAGGGATGGTCAATAACAAGATGAACCCAATGCCCAATCTTCCCAATAGTATTCCTTAACTCTTGAATTGATACACTTGTTCATGGCATCTATTCTCTATCTTCACTTTTCACCTTCTCATCCTTAACCTCAGTGATCTGTTCCTCCTAGACATCCTTCTGCGTACAAAAACAGAAGAAGAAGCACGGGCATAAATCAATAGAGTAGTTTAGTTTCAGAAGTCTTTTTTGATTGGTATATCAATCATGGTTTATAGGGAAATAGTTAGAATAGGAAAGCTCTGTTAGTTACTAATGTTTGGGTTTTTGTTTACGGCAATAGTAGGTTTCTTTCTTGTCATATTTAGATTATAAGCATCAGTTACATTTGACGTCCAGCCTTTTTATAGAAGAGAAAGGAAGGTTAAGGGCAAGGGCGCAGCATAATATATAAGAAAAACTTGCTCTTTGAGGGGATATTTTTCCAACTAGACCGATAAATGAGAAAAAGTACCAGTCGTACCAAGAACCAAAGGCGCCAGCTTTCATTGATATATATACCGTATCTTTTAGCTGAAAAATCTATGGATAAGAACCGGCTCTGGGAGGAGGGGTGGCACGACAGAGCAATGAAAAGCTGGGATCTTTCCTTATCTTCGGTCGTGACGCCTTTTCCATTTGTATGAGAAAGCGCTACAAAACATCCTTCCCGCAGGTTATCTTCTACTCAAGCAAGCTCTCTCCTATTCTTCATCCACCAACTAGCAGGAACGTAGGAGCACAAGAGGGTCATCATCTTCTGAAACGATTGGCTTTCGATCTGCTTTCCAAGAGGTGGTTTCTGACATGACCAAAAAGAGTGGAATTCTTGTTAGGATTGGCATGTCAAGTTGCTTTCTCGGACCCTAACATAAACCACCTTATCCTCACTCAGATTGTTCTTTTGGACTAAGCAGAAGCACGACCTCTATCTGACGTTTTCTCTATCCCTTCTAATCTCTCAATGGCATTTCCATCTCTCGATTCAATCAATCAAGTAAGTCCATATGACACTTGTCTTTATTTAGTGTTTCCCCGACTATTCAGCCATTACTTGCATCTCAGGTTCTTTGTACCCGTTTTTAGTGCCATGCACACTGAGGTTTCTGGCATGACCGAATTTTTTGAGAATATCGCTTATTACGTTAAtttcttcatcttgatgtactCAATCCATTCAAATTCCATAATTCCAATGTTATAATCCCTATATTAAGGTGAAATAAGAAAGCATCAGTCCTCTTATTTTCTGTCTTCTATGAAAGAATGTAGCTCGCTCTTTCAACCCGGGGCCCCCTCTGGGGAACTGTTTGAGTTTTAGCATCGACCCCATTTCCTTTTGATCGTATTACGCTTGACTCGCTGCAAAACATTTCGCTTTCTGCGCCACGCTCGTACGTGGTTTACACTCCTAGCCTTTCATCTGACTTTGTCATCGGGAAATTGTTTGTTTTCAACTGGATTGGATTTCGAACCAAGAAAGATAGTCAACTTTCACTTGAAAGAAAGGAGCTTCAGAACTCTTGTATTCCAccgaataagaataagaataagaataagagcaAGAAGGGGCTATCTTTGTGAAGGGACCGGCACCAGAGAGTAGATCATATGGCATTTCTTTCGCCAAAATCAAGTAAAGCCCCGGCCAAAGAAATGCAGCAAAGCAAGTCGTCTTTGGTTTGGAGCGAAATTCCCGGATGTATAGGCTTGATCGAGTGCCTTACCTGAAATCGATGATATAAAGTGGGCTCTTTAGCTTGCTCCGACAGAGGTCTCCTTCTCCCTTAGCAGCGAGACCAGACCCTACCTCTTTTCAATCAATCTTTCACACCGTATGCCTTTTCTACGCCTAAAACAAGTTCATGTCTCTCCTCTCTGAAGTCggaccttattgaaaagtagtacgCTTTCTTTCGTGGTGTTCAGGATCCCATGCTTTGTAGTTCACGCATGGCTTTCTCTAACGAAGCTAATGCCTAATTAAAGACCTTAAACGGAAAGACACAGGAGGTGGCGAAAAACGAAAAAAGAGAAAGAGCTTACAAACTTCTCTGAACCCGGTAGCCAGCGGAGCCCTTATTCATGGGTTAGGGACTAGCATTGAACAAAGTTGGTGATAGTCGAAGAAAAAGTGAAAGGGCAAGTAAATAATCTAAACATGCGGGTAAGCAGCAAAAAGAGAATAAAAGTAACGCGCCCTACCTGTTAGTAAAGTAAGGCCTTCCAGAGCCTATCTAACATAGACATACACGCGGATGAGGACACAGAAATAAATGGACGTCGATCCGGTACTAAAATTGCATAGCAAAAAATGCAATATGTTCATACTTGATGAAACGCACATCATCCAATTCATGATTTAAGAACAAGAGAATGAGATATTTACTTTTTTTACATCTGTAACTACATTCTCACATTTCTTTTTTGATCTCATGACTTTTTATGCGATCGGAAAACGAATGAGATCAGAAAGGCCATCATTGGGGCAAACAATGCAATAGCTTCGGTGAGAGCAAAGCCCAAAATGGCATAACCAAATGCTTGTTTAGCCAATGATGGATTTTGCGCCACGAAATGAATCAAAGAACTGAGGACGTTTCCAATACCGACAGCAGCTCCGGCTAAAGCAATTGTAGCAGCTCCGGCACCTATTGATTTAGCACCTTCTAACATCTCGAGTCGAGAAAACACTTTTCTTGTCACGTTTTCATTCGCTGTTCTTTCTTGGATTTCTTATTGATGATTCGAAGTACTTGGGCCTGCACCTCCATAATTTTCAAATATTAAGTTATGCGGAACACTAATTTGATACATATTATCACAATTTGCAAGGCTTGTCACGTATTCAAGAAAATGAGTTGTGGATTGAAAATCATCAGGTATAGGTAATCATCAGGTATAGGTATAGGTAGGGGGTCCGTCAACCCTTGTGGGGCTGGGTGGGGTATCCTGAACTACTGGAGCAGCTCCCCCTTGTGGCTGGGGTAGACTCTCAGCAGCTTGGTTTACGCATGGCACGAAAATCTATCTTTAATAATTATGTGCAAAAAGTCCAAAGTAGCCTATTGGGGTTCAGTTGGCGAGAAAAGCCTTCTTCCTACATCTGCGAGTAAGGGGCAACCTTTTTGATTAATTCACAGTTAAGGCAAAGTGCTTTCTtttaagggacaattgcatttttacccctagttggttcgtacccacgggttttgcccttacttttcgagcttgctcagttttgcccttactttttccatcaagctccctcgaatgccctttgaccgtttgaccaaaacttggaaaattcataactaattcatacaaactcagaaaaatgcaaatatgctatcaaaatgttcagataaacataacctttatgggcatatcatttgcattcaggaaaaaagcatcatttaaactacccgaggtaattaatgttattaaaattattaaaaataaataggtataaacaatatttttttcatgaataaaaattatatgcaaatgtaggtgatgttttctgaacatcttgATAACTtagttgcatttttctgagtttgtatcaacttgttatgaatgttctaatgaCTCTGACCAttatttgaaaacttcataacaattTGATACGAATTCAGGAAAATGCAaacaaggtatcaggatgttcagaaaacatcacctacatttgcatataatttttattcacgaaaaaatattgtttatacctatttatttttaataatgttaataaaattaattaccttgggtagtttaaacgatgcttttgtcctgaatgcaaatcatatgcccataaaggtaatgtttatctgaacattttgatatcatatttgcatttttctgagtttgtatgaattagttatgaattttcaaagttttggtcaaacggtcaaagggcattcgagggacctcgatggaaaaagtaagggcaaaattgagcaagctcgaaaagtaagggcaaaacccatggataggaaccaactaggggtaaaaatgcaattgtcccttctTTTAAATAAGCATATGGTTCCATCTTTCTTTCGTTATTTAAGCCACCTTTTTCTCAGAAGGATTTTTGTAATTCTGGATTAATAGTACTTAGAATGGCTTTTTCATATTGAGAAATTCTGTCTAGTGGCATTCGATCACAGAAGCCGTTGACAGCAGCATAAATCACAACAAGTTGTTtttcaattggaagtggttcatattGTGGTTGTTTGGGCACTTCCGTAAGCCTTGCACCTCTATTGAGTAATGCCTGAGTCGCAGCATCAAGGTCTGACCCAAATTGAGCGAAGGCGGCCACTTCGTGATATTGTGCCAATTCCAGTTTTGAACTACCACAGACTTGTTTCATAGCTTTCAACTGAGCGGCAGACCCGGCGCGACTGATGGATAAGCCAATGTTAATAGCTGGTCTAATTCCGCAATAAAAGAGCTCTGTTTCCAAAAAGATTTGTCCATCTGTAATGGAGATCACATTGGTGGGGATATAGGCCGATACGTCTCCAGCTTGTGTTTCAATCACGGGTAACACAGTCGAGCTACCTGCACCTGTCTGGTCCGATCGTTTAGCGGCTCTTTCTAAGAGACGGGAATGTAAATAGAAAACATCCCCTGGGAAAGCCTCACGGCCTGGTGGTCGGAGTAACAATAATGACTTTTGTCGATATGCCACCGCCTGTTTACTTAGATCATCATATATAATTAATGCATGCATTCCATTATCGCGGAAATATTCCCCCATGGCACACCCTGAATATGGGGCCAGAAATTGCAGAGGAGCAGGATCCGAAGCGGTGGCTGCTACAAGAATGGAATATTCCAAAGCATTCGCTTCTGAAAGAATCTGAACTAATTGTGCCACAGTCGAGCGTTTTTGTCCAATCGCAACATAGACACAATACAATGTCTCACTCTCATTTGTGCCCCTTGAGTTCATTTGCTTTTGGTTTAAAATAGTATCGGTAGCTATTGCAGTTTTTCTAGTTTGTCTGTCCCCGATTATAAGTTCTCGTTGACCACGACCTATAGGAACCAGGCTATCCACTGCTTTTAAGCCTGTTTGCATGGGTTCGTGCATAGATTTACGTTCAATAATCCCTGGGGCTTTCACTTCGACACATGTTCGTTTGTGATCGCTTAGAGCCCCTTTTCCATCAATAGGTACTCCCAAGGCGTCGACCACATGGCCTAACATGGCCCTTCCCGCAGGAACATCCACAAATAGATCCAGTGCGCTTGACAAGATCTCCTTCTTTAATAGCGGTATCACTACCAAAGACAACAATACCTACATTCTCATTCTCAAGATTTAAGGCGATTCCTTTCACATCGCTGGCAAATTCCACCATTTCTCCTGCTTGAATCTCGTTCAATCCATAAACATGTGCAATCACATCACCAACTGAGACCACTCGACCAATCTCATCCACTTGAAAATTCGTGTAAAAGTTGGTCATTCTACTTTCTAATAGAGTCGTGAGTTCCGCAGCTCTAGGTGAGAATTCCATACTTTAACAAATTAGATGGATGATATTTTGAAGGGAGAAATCCGCTTTCAAGAAAAAGATCTTTACTTCACACAATCTCGATTTGAATTCTCATTTGGTGAACCGGGCAGCTCGGACAAAGACAATAACAAGAACACATGGGAAGACCCTTCGCGGTCCTGCTCCCTGGTCTCTACCTTGCTTACCGCCCCTCGTAGGGGCCAGCATACCCATACCGAAAACGATTCACTCTTTTTATGGGCGCTTTCGACTAGGCTCTCATTAAGGAATCGGCCCAAACAAGACCGAGATTCCCGCGAGAATTGCTACGCTGCCTACAGTGAAATTGCAAGAATCACTTTATACGCTATTTCAAAATCGAATGAATTGAGCAACTATATTTCCCCAGGTTTCCATTGGAAAAGTGGCTTTTTTTGTATGCAAGTGATGATCGATTGGCGGAGAAGCCGCTCCCGTGTGGGGTGGCCGTGAGAATGATTCTGAGTCTTCCTGACCAGACCCATGTGGAACTTGTAAATAAATAGGTTTGTAAGTGCCTAGCTGAGTAATAAGATAAGTACCTTTGCTAATAATCCAAAACCTTTCATCTTCTCTTTCTAGATATAGCAGCCTACCCATATTGATAGTGGAATTATTGATCTCCTCTTTTGGATAGCCCATTTTGAATAAGTGTTATGGGTAAGGGCTTGACCTACCAGTTGAATGGAATCTACCGTTCTTTATGCTCTCGCTAGCTTTGAACTTGTTTGTACCAGTAATCAAACCCAGAATCTCATTTCCCATTGCTTTCATCACATAGAGCCAGATGCCGCATCCATAGCCTGGTTTAGGTCTAGGTCATAATGAATTTTCTGATACCTTCCTTCGTCCATAGATCAGCGTTATGCTTCTGTCCCGTGATGAAGAAGGATAGAAGAATGGTAAGATAGGATCATATTAGTGAGCCGTGGGAAAAGAGTTTTTTCGTACCTTGATTGGACCCACCCAAAAGCAACAGGAATCCCTTTCTCCTCCTATAAGGAAATCTCGTCATTTCACTCTTCTTCAAGTACCATCAGATTAGTCAACTCAAACGCTGAGAGATTACTATAGAACCAAGGCGGCTTTGAGGCTGGCTCCACTCTCCAAATAGAGCAGTTACTTCGTTGACGACAAGAACCCCATTTCTGCTAGCCAAAGAGCAATTCATTTCTTTGACTCTATGCCTCCTCATTTGCTCCCATTCCCATACTAATAAAAGAATTAGGGAAATGCGAGGGAAAAGAATGCCAAAAGCATTTAGAGATTTGACTGGGATTCGTTCTGGCTCAGATGGCGAGGGATTGCTATAACTATTTTTAGAAGCATTAATGAGATCTCTTTTTTTCTTCATAAGCTTGCATCATGAATCCCACTTCCCACTTTACCTGCTTCTTTAGAAGTCTCACATCTCGGTTTAAGAAAGTGCTCGCTATATTCCCATACCTTCCTGTGCTTAATACCTAGCTTCAAAGAGCCACTCTTTTATTTCATAGCCGAGAGGCATGAACGGTTGGGAAAAACCCTCTCCTGTGTGGGTCGTAAGAGTCGATTATCCAAGCGAGACCTTAGAGGGGAGGACACACCATAGCACCCATTGGTAGACTAGACTCCGGAGCTTCAAACAAACTTACAGTAAGCCTAATCAAAGCAGGCGCCCTCACCTCCTTCACCGCCGGCGTCTACGGTTTGGGTGAAGGTATCAGCTCTGATATCATGTGTTAAAAATTCTTCCCATTTTCCTGTGATAGTCAATAAACACAACCCTTACGTATCCGTATTTTGTAATCACCTTTCCCTTCCCGTCGCTTCCTTATACAAGAATTCTGATGACACGTGCAACCCCGGCTACTTCGCTACCCTACTATTAACAATTACGGAGTTTTGATTGTTTATCCAATGCAGCTTAATATGGTTATGCGAGCAAGGAGCATGAACTGAAGCTGGTTATTTACTTAGAAGAGGAAACGTCTAGTCAGCAGAGCAGCACAACGGAGTCATCATATTATCATATTCTTGAGTCTCTCCCCACAGGATGACCGCTTCCACCAGACTCTATTTCTATTGGTTCACCTTAGATTTATTGGTTGTCTACATCCGTCTAATCCTTATCTATAAGAACATAATCGCTAAGCTATGGATGCTTCAGCCGCACTCTCTACTCAGCTATCTGTTTCTACTGCGTTGCATTTTGAAGGCCCGATACAAAAGAAAGTGGCCTTACTTATTAGTAGTGATGGAGACGTCAGGTCCGAGAAGGAATAACCTAAAGCCAGTGATATAATCTGTACAACCGGCAGGAGCGATTGATCAGATATCGCAGGAAGAGTGAACTAGTAGGCTTATTGATCCTCCTATCAGTGGTAGTCACAAAGCCCGCACATTCCAATTCTATCATAACATGACTAGTTTCCTAAGGCATGACTTAACTTCCCAGAATAGCAAGCATATCATAGCTATTTCACATAGTGTCCCGAGATATCAGTAGCTCTAGTCAATGCTGGCCTTACTCTTCCCTTTCCTTATGCAAGTGGCAACCTCTTGTTTAAGAGTGCGGAATCCTATTTGTGTATCAGAAGACTATGGTGACCCGTAGATCTTCTATTTCACTGGAATTCGTTGATTGTCATTTACAATGTTCGTTGTAAGATCACTGAAGGTCCTAAATTGGGAGAGTTTGCTTGCTATCGAACAAATAGTGGAATCT is drawn from Triticum dicoccoides isolate Atlit2015 ecotype Zavitan chromosome 6B, WEW_v2.0, whole genome shotgun sequence and contains these coding sequences:
- the LOC119325766 gene encoding ATP synthase subunit 9, mitochondrial-like; translated protein: MLEGAKSIGAGAATIALAGAAVGIGNVLSSLIHFVAQNPSLAKQAFGYAILGFALTEAIALFAPMMAFLISFVFRSHKKS